The sequence tgataaaatcatcaagatcaatttcaatattttctttaacagtttcaattgaacaaatatctaattgatcacgagtactcccttattgaatgttttcttccacaagagtttcaataagattttcatcttcactttcatctctttTGTCATGTGgatgcttacaaagattaaaaacattaagctccaaggtcatgttaccgaatgacaacttcattattcaaTTCCTGCAATCTAttagagcattagaagttgctaaaaatggacgacccaaaattacaggaattgcattacaatcttcgataggttgtgtatctaaaactatgaaatcgacaggatatacaaagttatcaacttggaccaacacgtcttctatcatacctcttggcactttaacagatctatcagcaagtaaaagtgttaccgaagtaggttttaactcgcctagattgagttcttgataaactgaatatggaagaaAATTAACACTAGCTCCAaagtcaagcaaggcttttttaatctttcgttctccaataatacaagaaatagtaggacaaccagggtctttttatttcaaagcattattattttgaatgattgcacttacttgttcgacTAAAAATgcttttctttttcacattcaattttcttttcacagtgcacaagtctttcaaaaatttggcatatgatggtacctgttttattgcatctaataaaggaatattaacttttacatgtttaaaaatatcatatatatcagaattcaaatttgatttttttgtatttttcaatgcatgagggaatggtggtgacactgtctgttgaacctcctcttcgcaagttatgggttccacttccttaccctttggagttgatttatcatcatcatcacaaggttcaagaatggatttttccacaaccttaccacttcgaagggtaataacagattttacctgatccatcggttgagttccagaattTCCAggttgtgaatgatgatccttgggattaggcagaggttgtgaaggaaattaacctttttcatgaatattaagtgcagatgcaaatttagcaagagtttctttcaaatctgtcatggtttgagcagtttgaatattgatagactcttgctttgcaatgaaagaattcaatatatcttccaaattccttttaggtggaggaacataaggtgcataattttgaaaattttgttgattttggaaatgtggttgtgaaaattgtgcagcattatcattcctccaactaaaatttggatgatttcaccaacctggattgtaactttgcgaaaatggttcaaaatttggccttttgagattgtttataacattggcttgttcatggaaacattctttaaaagaaggcaaagtgggacttgaacatattttaattgaccattctttttcaattcaagtgcctcaacttttcttgccaaagaggtaaatctagcttgaagatcatgttcatctttgagagtgtgcATACCTCTACCaaatgtaggagattgaatcttgtttgatggttcgattgcacctatagtgtcccaattttgagcattttcagctaatgaatcgagatactcaattgcctcatttggatctttatcttcaaatgttccattacacataaattcaaccatttgcctatctttaggtgttaagccttcataaaattgagaaacaactctccaaatttcaaaaccatgatgtggacaaagattaagcaattctttatatctatcccaacactgataaaaagtttctccttgtttttgagtgaaagtgatgatttgccttttgaaagaatttgttctatgagatggaaaaaactttttcaaaaattgttgttgcaattcatcccaagttcgaatggatcccgatctaagattttgtagccaagttttagctttatcttttaaagaaaaaggaaaaagcttaagtcgaatggtgttcatgctacaatttagatcattatatgtgttgcacacttcttcaaactctcgtaaatgcatgtatggattttcagaatctaagccatgaaaattgggtaaaagttggataataccaggcttaaaattgaaatgagatgcatcggggggaaaaactagacatgaaggtgcactagtacgtgtaggattcatgtgatctctaagtgttcttcgtctatcatgatcatgttgacattgaatttcatcttctttttcttggatgggttcttctgtcatgttttgtaaaaataaagggttatttcgaatgagtcgaccactaagtgtacgtgatcaaataatgctcatgcaaatgcaaaagaataaaaacacacaaaagcaataaaaattcaaataatgaaaaataaactataaaaaaaattaaatagacttgaaattaaattatacttccccggcaacggcgccaaaaacttgttgtcactttgattgttgcactcccaagagcaggttgtccacaagtagtataattcggtgagtccgatatcatatccacagggaagctaaggtaattacaagtccactacaatgtctttttgttttgtttttgtttttgatttttttaattttaattgtttgaatctttaatgggtaaattttaattgttcaaattttaatttaagtagttgagattaaaggttCCACTCttgttattttaataaagttaacattatcgaacaatattgaaatccacttaataaaatggttccaatatattaaataatcatatttatattatgttataaattattatcttataagtatataatatataccaaaacttataaatgtggtcaagtatttattgtgttatatatatCTGTAAACATTAAATCAAgattcccactttaaatggttggtaaaaccaaacaaacatttaaatggtaccaataaattaatactatgatatattcatatataacaaatcaaggaatccaagttaaatggttggtaaaaccaaactcacATTTAAAtagttccaagaatttaatattataatatatttatatataataaatcaaggcatccactttaaatggttggtaataccaaactaacatttaattGGTTCCaggaatttagtgtaacatatagcaacaataaatcaaaactcccacttataagtagggtataaaaatgcttaaagaaataaatataacataaacaataaataatgattaaataatataaaacatagattcttaccttttaataactttattatcatgccaagagtttcaccttatcatctcaactttaggaagttagctattcattattcaaaatgtaaaactttgaatatgaaattaacatgctaattgtatttcaATAATGAAgcaaaggaaaaatatagagagaaatattatgaactcaaaggtttgttcatagaatgagggatatctcaatacattacaatgcacccctatttatagccaaatttggggagacaaccacaaataaaatattatttttttacacataagtctacattggtgttccaagatattatattatattacacatcacttttgaaaatcttcttctccgaatttgcttcttcacataaaaataaacatgtggataattcagttgtctagttgtggtatttttttcaaaccattttaccaagtaatttgagagatatggtcaaattACTAGAgaatggtaaaactgccactcctttggtaattttatttgttgcttaatttgatcccaattgtgagaggatttttatcttatgcttgtcaacaatattgtagatattataataaactttctacaggtccaagaatcatcttaatcacatttgcaacgccaagtttattcttgttttatcgaacctgtaaaaaatagtaaaaacttgtaattacacaacaacttattttttatacaatttattataaaacatataatatttaaacatttaataaaacaaaaactatataattatattataaaacatttaattaatgtaaaatttttatgtttatcaatatGGGAATCTGTTAATTTAAATTCTATTGTTTTTTCACAATTAATATTcatattgtttatatatattatgttatgtcattatttttaatgtatttcCAATTTTGATGTTTTACAATTGACGTTTGATGTTCCCCCAAGCTGGAAAAAGGGTTGTTTAAGTTTGGCAAATAATAAGTGACATCAATTTAAATCACATCTCACTCAAACGTTCATTTCGAACAAGGTTGATAAACCAGAGGAGTTGGATCAACCACCTACTGGCTATGGTCTTGCACGAGATGATTGTATTTCTTTTGTCATGACTTGCATGTCTGATAAATTCATTGTAAgtatctttttttgttttttaaaaataagtccACAATGAAGTATTTGAcgaattaaaacaattttgatATGTGTAATTCTTCACTTGACTAGGAACTAAGTGATCAAcagaaggaaagaaggaagaaAAACATATACCCTCATCGCCTCGCTCGTAAGGGATATGCACGATTTGCTGAAAAAATAGTAAGTATATTTCAACATTTTTGTCGTCCAAGAAGTGACTGTTTCTTTATGAATACTTGTAACGTGGGTGGCTGTTTTTTTTCCTAGCATGTGATatatatcattgcatttactgCTTTTTTTGTAACATTTAACCTATTTGACAAATATCATTTGATTGTTCTTGTATGTAGGCAAGTGAATTGTGTGACGATGATGATATCAATCGAGCTATTACTTGGAAAAAAGGCCGAGTGAATAAAGAAGGGGATTTTGATGGCCAGGAGTCGCAAGTAACAGTAGAAAAGATTGTGAGCAAACtttacataaaaatcaattattttattttaatgaaacctTTTAAAGTAATTGATTTTCTTTAAGTGGATGATAGGATGATTACATACAACAAAAGTGTGAGGGGAAACTTGAAATAAAAGGGACAAAAAAGGATATTCTCACGAAAGCACTCAATTCAGATGAACATGGTGGACCTGTGAGAGCTGTTGGAGGTCACATCACTCCAACATTATATTTCAATGTTGTTAGAAGTTGGAAGACTGAGGATGTTGACAGAGAGCTAATGATTGAGCAAAAGAAAGAGTTGATAGAGGCCAGAAAATTAATTCAAGAGCAAGATACACGCATTCAAAAACTTGAAGCAATTTTCTACAAAAATGGTGCATGGAACAGTGAGATTGATGACAAAGGAATTTGTTCGGTAAAATTGCATCAAGTGAATGGAAGTGAAATGAAAGTCGACAAGTTTTCCCCCAGTTATGAAGATTTTAATGATGTCGAAATGAAAGTTGTGGAAAAATCTGTTGCTTTACAGGTATataatttgttgttgttatatagtacttaatattttttaactaaagAGTTAGTACAATTCATTGACATAACTATTTGTCTTTTAGGGGAAACCAGTTATTTTCACACTGGATTCTAGCACAGACATTGTTGCATATGGAACAGTTGTTGAGGTCAATGCAGCTAATAACTTGCTTCATGGTGTTTCATTACCTCAAAATTGCATGCGTGTATCCATTGATGAAACAATGCAAAAATCAGCACTTTTGCCAGTTCCGATTCCCAATGAATGTGAAAATGTTGGTGAAGTCGTAGGAACACATGTGGCTTGGCCAAATCATTTGATAATGCTACGACAAAAGGTACACGTATGCTTATATTTCAAAGTATATGTCTGTCAAATTCTCCAGTATTGCACCTATCTAACATGTTTACAATACAATTATCAGAAGCGTCAAAGGAACAAAACTATCAGTGTCGAAAAAAACCAAACTTTGTCATCAAATGTGCCAAGAGTAGTGCGCATGGTGTATTGTTATTGTAAGACAGCCCTTCAAAATGGAAGGAAATTATCGTTTCTTTTAGATCATGAAGTATTTGCAGATGATTATGAACTTAACTTGCACTTTGAGGACATCAGTCCTTTGTATCACAGGAAATTGTGTAGTTGTCTACATTTGGTAAGTCTTCGATTAACTTAAAGTTTGTTTGTTCTtttcttatattattatattagatGCATATAATTTGTTAGTTTAGTGTGTAGTAtagttttgattttattttacttgAAATGACAGGCATCTTTATAAAAAGATGGTGAAAGAAAACAAGATTGACAAATTCAGATTCGTTAATCCACACAGCATcccaaatttgaaaaaaaatacacacCATAAAACAGGTAAAAATGAAAGGTTGAACAAGAGGGCGAGTTCTTTAGCGGATAGGCTAAGTGGTGCAGCAATGGATCAATTGGTTTTCGTTCCAAGTTGTTGTGGGTAAGTAAGAtcctaatataatttttaattgttttttttagtgaattGCATACACTTATTATGTTCGTGTGTAGTTTTCATTGGACTCTCACTGTCATCGAGCCTTATAAggagattttttatttggtgGTTTCCCTAAGTCATCGCATTCGCGATGAGGATTGGAAATATGTTGTGGAAATGTGACTTCATATTCCATTTTAATGATGCATGTCATTTAATGAAAAAACACTCATATATCAACTATGTTCAATGTTAATGAAGGGTGTTGAGATTGTTTAACTCAACTAAGGGAAGGAAAGGAAGAAAGTATGTACAATGGAAAGTCATAAAGGTGTGTGTATTTCTCATTCGACCTAATTTTTTAATGTGTATATTAGTCATTAACAATTTGACATTTTTTAACATAGGCTCCTAGGCAACCGGATGCAAAACAATGTTGTTATTACGTGATGAGGCAGATTATTGAAGAAGTTGCAACTCTTGAGGGGGATTCTCTACGATCGATAGTAATATTATCTTACTTATCTAAAATAATTACAAGTTATCTAGCTACTTatcattttgaaaattcattaagttttgtttttttactaatataattttttgtgtgTTCATAGTTCACAAAAACGGAGTATTCTATGGAAGAAATTAATGAGGTGCGCACCGAGCTAGCCGAATGTATACAAGATCATATTTATGAATAGGTAGGACATGAGTTCatcttatttgaaaaaatacagCTCATATTGAACGGATTTGGACATTATTGTTATACTTTTTAACATGTTTACTGGCTGTTTCAGAAATAGTCATTTTACACATTATTTAGCTTCTAAGTTGGGTGAAATTCTTGTTTCtactttaagatttttataacaTCTTTTCGGTGTATTTCAAATGTGATATTATTTTGGTTTCTtgcatttttccttttattttgtgGATCAAGAATACAAATGATACTGGATTgacatgtgatttttttttgttgcacgTTTGTTGGTTCATGACATGTG comes from Primulina huaijiensis isolate GDHJ02 chromosome 5, ASM1229523v2, whole genome shotgun sequence and encodes:
- the LOC140977666 gene encoding uncharacterized protein — protein: MTCMSDKFIELSDQQKERRKKNIYPHRLARKGYARFAEKIASELCDDDDINRAITWKKGRVNKEGDFDGQESQVTVEKIDDYIQQKCEGKLEIKGTKKDILTKALNSDEHGGPVRAVGGHITPTLYFNVVRSWKTEDVDRELMIEQKKELIEARKLIQEQDTRIQKLEAIFYKNGAWNSEIDDKGICSVKLHQVNGSEMKVDKFSPSYEDFNDVEMKVVEKSVALQGKPVIFTLDSSTDIVAYGTVVEVNAANNLLHGVSLPQNCMRVSIDETMQKSALLPVPIPNECENVGEVVGTHVAWPNHLIMLRQKRQRNKTISVEKNQTLSSNVPRVVRMVYCYCKTALQNGRKLSFLLDHEVFADDYELNLHFEDISPLYHRKLCSCLHLASL
- the LOC140977786 gene encoding uncharacterized protein: MVKENKIDKFRFVNPHSIPNLKKNTHHKTGKNERLNKRASSLADRLSGAAMDQLVFVPSCCGFHWTLTVIEPYKEIFYLVVSLSHRIRDEDWKYVVEMVLRLFNSTKGRKGRKYVQWKVIKAPRQPDAKQCCYYVMRQIIEEVATLEGDSLRSIFTKTEYSMEEINEVRTELAECIQDHIYE